A single window of Gemmatimonadaceae bacterium DNA harbors:
- a CDS encoding type I restriction endonuclease subunit R, giving the protein MSSAFTESVVEQAALAWLESLGWRVTHGLDIAPGEKGAERADYGQVVLEARLRDALARLNPALPTEAVDDAFRRLTRLDGAELSARNRAVHRLLVEGVTVEYRGASGEIRGAQARVLDFDNPHNNDWLAVNQFTVTENKHTRRPDVVLFVNGLPLAVVELKNAADEDATIWTAFQQLQTYKSELPSLFAFNEVLLVSDGVEARVGTLTAGREWMKPWRTITGETLADSHLPELQVSIEGLFAPQRFLDLVRDFIVFEDAGDGKLAKKMAGYHQFHAVQVAVGETLRAAELYRAGDRVAEPEGRYEAGQKPGGQPGDRRVGVVWHTQGSGKSLTMAFYAGRIVREPAMENPTLVVLTDRNDLDDQLFGTFSRCQDLLRQAPVQAESRADLREKLAVAAGGVVFTTIQKFFPETEGDRHPVLSGRRNIVVIADEAHRSQYDFIDGFARHMRDALPHASFIGFTGTPIELQDANTRAVFGDYISVYDIQRAVEDGATVPIYYESRLAKLALDEAERPKIDPGFEEATEGEEVERKEKLKSKWAQLEAIVGAERRLELVAKDIVEHFEARLEALDGKAMIVCMSRRICVELYQQIVRLRPQWQHEDDEQGAIKVVMTGSASDPVNWQSHIRNKQRREGLANRFRDATDPLKLVLVRDMWLTGFDAPSLHTMYIDKPMRGHGLMQAIARVNRVFKDKPGGLVVDYLGLAHELKAALATYTESGGTGRTALDQDEAVAVMLEKHEVCCGLFHGFDWSKWVTGKPVERLGVLPAAQEHILAQQNGKDRLVGAGRELSQAFALSVPHAETLRIRDDVAFFQAVQAVLAKRAPGEARPEEELDHAVRQIISRAVTPEGVVDIFAAAGLAKPDISILSEEFLSEVRGMPQRNLAVELLQKLLKGELRTRRRKNLVQARSFAELLEQSLRRYQNRAIEAAQVIEELIGLAKQMRDANQRGESLGLTEDELAFYDALETNDSAVKVLGEPTLKEIARELVATVKKNVTIDWTMRENVRAHLRVIVKRILRKYGYPPDKQEKATALVLEQTEVLSHEWAESVSNA; this is encoded by the coding sequence GTGAGTTCTGCATTCACCGAATCGGTAGTCGAACAGGCCGCCCTCGCCTGGCTCGAAAGCCTCGGCTGGCGGGTCACGCACGGCCTCGATATCGCACCCGGAGAAAAAGGGGCCGAACGAGCAGACTACGGGCAGGTAGTGCTGGAAGCGCGACTCCGCGACGCACTGGCGCGACTCAACCCCGCACTGCCGACCGAGGCAGTGGACGATGCCTTCCGGCGGCTGACGCGGCTTGACGGTGCGGAGTTATCGGCGCGCAACCGCGCAGTGCATCGCCTGCTCGTGGAGGGCGTGACGGTCGAATACCGCGGAGCAAGCGGCGAGATCCGCGGGGCACAGGCGCGCGTACTCGACTTCGACAATCCGCATAACAACGACTGGCTCGCGGTCAATCAATTCACCGTCACCGAAAACAAGCACACGCGTCGACCGGACGTGGTGTTGTTCGTCAACGGGCTGCCACTCGCGGTGGTCGAACTGAAAAACGCGGCCGACGAGGACGCGACCATATGGACTGCCTTCCAGCAGCTTCAGACCTACAAGTCCGAGTTACCGTCGCTGTTCGCTTTCAATGAAGTGCTGCTGGTCTCTGATGGCGTAGAGGCGCGTGTCGGCACGCTCACGGCCGGGCGCGAGTGGATGAAGCCATGGCGCACCATCACGGGCGAGACGCTCGCAGACTCGCATCTGCCCGAACTCCAGGTGTCGATTGAGGGCCTGTTCGCGCCGCAGCGTTTCCTCGACTTGGTGCGAGACTTCATTGTCTTCGAGGATGCAGGCGACGGCAAGCTCGCGAAAAAGATGGCGGGCTATCACCAGTTCCATGCAGTGCAGGTTGCCGTCGGCGAGACACTTCGCGCCGCCGAGTTGTATCGCGCTGGCGACCGGGTGGCGGAACCGGAGGGGCGTTACGAAGCGGGTCAGAAGCCCGGTGGCCAGCCGGGTGATCGTCGCGTCGGCGTGGTGTGGCATACGCAGGGCTCGGGCAAGAGCCTGACGATGGCGTTCTATGCAGGGCGGATCGTACGTGAGCCCGCGATGGAAAATCCGACGCTAGTCGTGCTCACCGACCGCAACGATCTCGACGACCAGCTCTTCGGTACCTTCTCGCGCTGTCAGGATCTGCTGCGCCAGGCGCCCGTGCAGGCCGAGAGCCGCGCCGACTTGAGAGAGAAGCTTGCAGTGGCGGCTGGCGGAGTGGTTTTCACCACCATCCAGAAATTTTTCCCCGAAACCGAGGGCGACCGCCACCCGGTACTTTCCGGCCGGCGCAACATCGTCGTCATCGCCGACGAGGCGCACCGCAGTCAGTACGATTTCATCGACGGCTTCGCACGCCACATGCGCGACGCGCTGCCGCACGCTTCGTTCATCGGCTTCACCGGCACGCCCATCGAGCTGCAGGACGCGAACACGCGCGCGGTGTTTGGCGACTACATCAGCGTGTACGACATCCAGCGAGCGGTTGAGGATGGAGCGACCGTGCCGATCTACTACGAGAGCCGGCTGGCGAAGCTGGCGCTCGACGAAGCCGAGCGGCCGAAGATCGACCCGGGGTTCGAGGAAGCCACCGAGGGCGAAGAGGTCGAGCGCAAGGAGAAGCTCAAGAGCAAATGGGCGCAGCTCGAGGCCATCGTCGGCGCCGAACGGCGTCTCGAACTCGTGGCCAAGGACATCGTCGAACACTTCGAGGCGCGGCTCGAGGCGCTCGATGGCAAGGCGATGATCGTCTGCATGAGCCGGCGCATCTGCGTGGAGCTGTACCAGCAGATCGTCCGGCTGAGGCCGCAGTGGCAGCACGAAGACGACGAGCAGGGCGCGATCAAAGTCGTGATGACCGGCTCGGCGTCGGACCCGGTGAACTGGCAGTCGCACATTCGCAACAAGCAGCGACGCGAGGGGCTGGCGAACCGCTTCCGCGATGCAACGGATCCGTTGAAGCTGGTCCTCGTGCGCGACATGTGGCTCACGGGCTTCGACGCACCGAGCCTGCATACGATGTACATCGACAAGCCGATGCGCGGCCACGGGCTGATGCAGGCCATTGCTCGGGTGAACCGCGTGTTCAAGGACAAGCCCGGCGGCCTGGTAGTGGACTACCTCGGCCTGGCGCACGAGCTCAAGGCGGCGCTCGCCACATATACCGAGAGCGGCGGCACCGGCCGCACCGCGCTCGATCAGGACGAAGCCGTCGCTGTGATGCTCGAGAAGCACGAGGTGTGCTGCGGTCTCTTTCACGGCTTCGACTGGTCGAAATGGGTTACTGGCAAGCCGGTGGAGCGCCTCGGAGTGCTTCCCGCCGCCCAGGAACACATCCTTGCGCAGCAGAATGGAAAGGACCGGCTCGTGGGCGCTGGACGGGAACTATCGCAAGCGTTCGCGCTCTCCGTACCACACGCCGAAACGCTGCGCATCCGCGACGATGTCGCCTTTTTCCAGGCGGTGCAGGCCGTGCTCGCCAAGCGCGCGCCGGGAGAGGCCAGGCCAGAGGAAGAGCTCGACCACGCCGTACGGCAGATCATCTCGCGCGCCGTAACGCCCGAGGGCGTGGTGGACATCTTCGCCGCCGCGGGGCTGGCGAAGCCGGACATCTCGATCCTGTCGGAGGAGTTCCTATCCGAGGTGCGCGGGATGCCGCAGCGCAATCTTGCGGTCGAGCTGCTGCAGAAGCTCTTGAAGGGCGAGCTGCGCACGCGCCGACGAAAGAATCTCGTGCAGGCACGGTCATTCGCGGAGTTGTTGGAGCAGTCACTCCGCCGCTATCAAAACCGCGCCATTGAGGCCGCGCAGGTGATCGAGGAGCTGATCGGGCTGGCGAAGCAGATGCGGGACGCCAACCAGAGGGGAGAATCCCTCGGGTTGACCGAGGACGAGCTCGCCTTCTACGACGCGCTCGAGACGAACGACAGCGCGGTGAAGGTGCTCGGGGAGCCGACCCTCAAGGAGATCGCCCGCGAGCTGGTCGCGACGGTCAAGAAGAACGTCACGATCGACTGGACCATGCGCGAGAACGTCCGTGCCCACCTCCGGGTGATCGTGAAGCGCATCCTTCGAAAATACGGCTACCCGCCCGACAAGCAGGAGAAGGCAACCGCCCTCGTCCTGGAGCAGACCGAGGTGCTGTCGCACGAGTGGGCGGAGTCGGTGAGCAACGCCTAA